The following proteins are co-located in the Pseudoalteromonas sp. N1230-9 genome:
- the recF gene encoding DNA replication/repair protein RecF (All proteins in this family for which functions are known are DNA-binding proteins that assist the filamentation of RecA onto DNA for the initiation of recombination or recombinational repair.), protein MSLSHLSLNNFRNIEALTLEPVNGINIIYGENGSGKTSLLEAIYFLSHGKSFRTAKHKNIIQHQQDKFVIHGRKALHDLSIPIGISKNQAGETFLKIQGKTSRKISELAQLVPVQVITPESYSLFFGGPKERRKFLDLGLFHVEHDFFYLWQSFNKVLKQRNALLKSKPRDYFEQIKFWDKEFVRLAEQINNLRIAYISRFKQQFFDKMCAELTLVSDLEINFHAGWKESETLSEALEQSFERDAKQGFTSKGPHKADFSFSVSGNSVENTFSRGQLKLLLYALKVTQNSLIESETDKQSILLIDDLPSELGEDTKEKVGQLLTHCDSQLFISSILSESISAVVEPMQRELKMFHVKHGNLITR, encoded by the coding sequence ATGAGTTTAAGTCATTTAAGCCTCAATAATTTTCGTAATATTGAGGCGCTGACACTTGAGCCAGTAAATGGAATTAATATAATTTATGGCGAGAATGGCAGCGGAAAAACCAGCCTCCTTGAGGCGATATATTTCCTTTCTCACGGTAAATCATTTCGTACCGCCAAACATAAAAATATTATTCAGCATCAACAAGACAAGTTTGTAATTCATGGTCGCAAAGCGCTGCATGATTTGTCTATTCCGATTGGTATAAGTAAGAACCAAGCGGGTGAAACATTTTTAAAGATCCAGGGTAAAACGAGCCGTAAAATTTCTGAGTTAGCCCAGCTAGTACCTGTGCAAGTTATTACTCCAGAAAGCTATTCATTGTTCTTTGGTGGCCCAAAAGAGCGCAGAAAGTTTCTCGATTTAGGATTGTTCCACGTGGAACATGACTTTTTTTATTTATGGCAATCCTTTAATAAAGTGCTTAAACAGCGTAATGCTTTATTGAAAAGTAAACCTAGAGATTATTTCGAACAGATCAAGTTTTGGGACAAAGAATTTGTTAGACTAGCTGAACAAATAAATAATTTAAGAATCGCGTATATAAGTAGGTTTAAGCAGCAGTTTTTTGATAAAATGTGTGCAGAATTAACGCTTGTAAGCGATTTAGAAATTAACTTTCATGCGGGCTGGAAAGAGAGTGAAACGCTCTCAGAGGCGCTTGAGCAAAGCTTTGAACGTGATGCCAAACAAGGCTTCACAAGTAAAGGTCCGCATAAAGCTGATTTTAGTTTTAGTGTTTCTGGTAACAGTGTAGAAAATACATTTTCTCGCGGTCAATTGAAGCTCTTGCTTTATGCGTTAAAAGTAACGCAAAATAGCTTAATTGAGTCAGAAACAGATAAGCAATCTATATTGCTAATAGATGACTTACCTTCAGAATTAGGTGAAGATACAAAAGAAAAAGTGGGTCAGCTTTTGACTCATTGCGATTCGCAACTTTTTATCTCATCAATTTTATCTGAAAGTATTTCTGCTGTGGTGGAACCCATGCAACGAGAACTAAAAATGTTCCACGTGAAACATGGCAACCTAATAACAAGATAA